The Antechinus flavipes isolate AdamAnt ecotype Samford, QLD, Australia chromosome 4, AdamAnt_v2, whole genome shotgun sequence genomic interval ATTGAGTGAACATTGTAAAGGTACACAGGTAAAAGGAATTGATGAAAAGGAAACAATCAAAAAGTGGAATAAGTAGTTTAAGAAGATTCCTATCCCCTacaccccaccccatcccaccccatcccctaagGTCCTCAGTTAAAGAACTGACCACTTCTCAGGATTACTAATAGATGTGTCCCGAACTGGACTGACAAGATGATCcttgaggttccttctagctctgggaatgattttctgtgaGTAAATAGTAAAAGTGAGgagttacaaaagaaaaagagggagaagctAGACTGTGAGGAGGAGGAACAATTTATAGGAAAATGAGAGGTCAgttcttttcaaatgaaaattcaaatattaagcaCAACACACTTTCCTATCAAAGTAGGACTATTTATCAAGAAGCCAGAAAGGATAGGCCTGGGGAGTAAGGTAGGAGGGGGTAGTGATCCTGCTCTGGGGAAACAAGAGCAGGCAAGGGTGAAAGCAATGGtagggataaaaaataaaaagaatgagtaGGAAACACAGGGAAAAAAACCCTGTGAACCTGATTTAGGTTCACAAAGAACCTAAACTGGAACTACCTTAGCACTTAAGATCCAAAGGACAGTGGTGCCTGGTGgattaaaatattatatgcagCCCAGGAACAGGAGTTCATGAACTCTGGGGTTGGCCAGTCTGAGGAGGGAACAAGAGCAGTGAAGCGGGCAGGGGCGGGGGACTGGGCAGGGCCCTGGAAGAAGTCAGTTCCTGGCAACTGCAAGGCAGTTTGGACATAACTCCCTCCCCAGCCCGACTGCCATGGGTCTCCCTCTGCCCTGGCTCTCTCATTACTGCTACCGGTTCCTGCTGTCCCGGATCATGGCCCGCCACATCTCTCGTAGGGTCTGCTCCCAGAATGCTGGGCCACCTACAGAAGAATTAGCTACCGAAGAGACCAGGAAGACTCTATTCCCAAACAGGGTAAGAAGGGTGAGAATGGGGACTTGCATTACTTTAGACTGGGGGAAAAGAATTAGTCCAATCCAATCCACCAACACCCACACCCACAGTCCCCTTGGGATAGAAACATCCAATTCTCTAATCCATACTAGAGTCCTTTCCCTTCCACTCCTCCCCCAATTCCTTCATATAGCAGAGTCCATAAAGTCCTTGAACAGGTCCCTGGTTTAGGAGTTAATTATTTGTCAGAGGGGAGGggcagtttccttttttttttttttttttttcagcaaggCCATACTGTCCCTTTCATCCAGACATGAGACCAATATCTGCCCCTAGTACCTAATCTCTTCTACTGTCCTAATATAGCAGGAGGCCAGGCCTTGATTTCAAAAGAAGGGGTAACAGAAGAAGCAGTTTTTCTCTCCAGTAAACTCTGCATCACAGCCTAGTTAAGTTCCTCTGAATCCTCGGCATCTTCCCTCCAGGGTCCAGGCCACAGAAGAGCTGAACTGGCCCAGGCAGAAGAACTGCTGGAACAACAACTAGAGCTATATCAAGCCCTGCTGGAAGGGCAAGAAGGGGCATGGGAAGCTCAAGCCCTTGTACTCAAGATCCAGAAGCTCAAGGAGCAGATGAGGCGGCACCGAGACAGCCTGAGAGGTGATGCTTGAGGGGACCCATCCTTACCTTCATTCACTGGCTGAATCCAAACACTTCTAAGAACCCTTTTGCCCCAGGATCCTATCTTGTTCCCTCCTTTTCTGGAGAGCATCCAATGAGGGGAAATAGGAACGCTCTCCTTCTAAGTAGGGTCAAGAAATGGGAAGGGGTACTCAAGGGAAGCCAGTCCTTCCTCATCCTAATTAATAATTGAATCCCCTCACAATGATCCTATTTCCAGTCCCCTAAGATGACTTCCATTCTTTGCTCAAggctgaagagaagaaaaaaacaccatCCACTGCCATCCCTCAAATAAAGGAACAAAACCCTCAGACACTCGatacttttttgtttcatttttagttttgttaaaaaaaaaaaaatccgacAGGACAAATCAATAAGGGTGTTTGGGGGGATGACATGAACAGGGCCATTGGGGGTAGGGAGGCTGGGGGTAGGTGGCAGTAGTGTCTCCTTCACCCCCGCGCCCGAGTGTTCGGCTCCTGGGGAGAGAGAGTGTATCATACTCCAGGGACAGGCCAAGGCCTCTACCGAGTCTgctcaactggaaaaaaaaaaaaaaaaagaaagaaagaaagaaattaaaatagggtGGGAATAGTGATAGAAAGGCAAgtgatacagaaaaagaattatagatagattgaggaggaagaagagggaaaggtgataagaatgaaagaataagaCATTCtaagacttaaaagaaaaaaaaggcccAATGAAGTGAGATCATGTGATGAGGGAATGTCCAATACTCACTGTAGGAAGAAATGTCTATTTCATCAGGCAGTTCACTGATGTTAACCTCAAAGCGATCCTGGACATCATTGAGGATTTTGGCATCATTTTCATCTGATACAAACGTGATGGCCAAACCTTTTGTACCAAACCGGCCTGCCCTAGCCACCTAGGAACAAGGCGGTGATAAAGTCAAGAAATATCCGAGGAAAAGACAGGGTATAGAAAAGACGGTAAAGGGCCAAAAAATGAGGAAGGGGCTGGAAGACCAAGAGAGAAGGCATTAAAAAGTACCACCCAACTGTGGGGCTTTACCCTATGTAAGTAGGTATCTGAATCCTCTGGCATGTCATAGTTGAAGGCAATGTTTACTCGCTCAATATCCATGCCTCGGCCAAACAGGTTAGTGGCCACAAGGATTCGACGCTGGAAATCCTTGAATTGTTGATACCGGGACAACCTAAAGGTGGGAACAGGGAGAAGAGAACAGAGAAGGATATGAAGTCGCCCTTAGTACTCCTCTGGTTCCCCAACCCAAATCCTCTGCTCACCTCTCCTCTTGGGGCATCCCACGATGAATGGCAATAGCTGGGAAATTCTGTTCCACTAGGAGCTGGGCCAGGGCAATGCAGCGCTGCACAGATTTCACGAAGATCACCACCTGTGAGCAGTGGGGTGAGAAAGAAGATTCAGTAACCATCTTATCTCAGAATACCCAACCCAATTCAATCCTTTCTTTCACCTCCAACCCACATACTCCTGCTATTCTGACAGCCTTTAAAAAAGGCTATATTCACTGTTTGTCTGCTTCACTTGATTCTGAAAATTTTATCTTGAGAATAAGATAAAACCAGAGGGAAGTTATGGGAggttaccaaaaaaaataataaaataaggattTTATGGAAAAGTAAAAACTGACAAGATGATgcttgcatttataaaatcatgaAGATCGAGCACACAGAAATGATTTCCTTAGTATTAGATCTAACGAACCCCCACTAGAGAACATTCCTTCAAGggatttttctccagttttcttcctttgtctggtccctccctcccacctttaGGCTCAGCTGACCTGGTTGAACTCCAGAACATCCAGGAGATCGAAGAGCTTTCGGTTCTTCTCATTGTCCTTCAGCTTCACGTAGTACTGCTGCAGCCCGTGCAGCGTCAGCTTCGTCTCATCATCCACGAAGATCTCCATTGgctggggggggaggaaggaaggggacgGAGGAGGGAGGGCAGAGTGGGGGTGTTAAACctgaggggggtggggagggtggggATAGGTGACTCCCAATACACCCCATGAATGGGATCGGGAGAATAGAGTTAAGATGTCAAGTACCCTTCCCATCTCCAACCCCATAGCCTCCCAAACTCAACATGGTCTCTTTTCTATAAAACAAGATTTTACATAAGCCATGTTAGGATGTCATTAAAAACCCATGGAAAATATTAGAGGGCCAGAAGGACAAAGGACCGAACTGATGGCCTTAAGTAAAACCATCCAATGGCAAGAGGCTACTCAGATGGATTAGAAAAGATCACCTTAGTTTGCCTGAGAGAAAGGGGCAAAAGTGAATGTGATCAAAAGAGGGATATGATATCAATAATCACATAAATCTGAAATGGTAAAAAGTTATGACAGGATGACTTAGAGAGAGATAATTAAATCTCTTAAAGATCAGAATGCCATGTTAAAGCTAATTGAAAGGAAATGGACATTTCTTAAAGTGAAAGACTTATGTTGCTTTCACCTTTCAGCCAGAACCATCTAAGATGGGAGACCCTTTACAGGACTGGCTTT includes:
- the MCCD1 gene encoding mitochondrial coiled-coil domain protein 1; the encoded protein is MGLPLPWLSHYCYRFLLSRIMARHISRRVCSQNAGPPTEELATEETRKTLFPNRGPGHRRAELAQAEELLEQQLELYQALLEGQEGAWEAQALVLKIQKLKEQMRRHRDSLRGDA